From the Primulina tabacum isolate GXHZ01 chromosome 15, ASM2559414v2, whole genome shotgun sequence genome, one window contains:
- the LOC142525966 gene encoding uncharacterized protein LOC142525966 gives MAGRPPRNNRNPRYANHHNDNNEDPNAGGNPPPRVGLSQVDLMAIATIVATTLQGLGNPNANQPPPPPPPNGIKFHYESLQKNRCPIFRGDADPEIGQSWLKSIETQLRLLEVPEVLKVDVIVPFLEDKAAKWWEAVSPAMTANGPVTWQNFPESFLKQYYPAEVRLQKLSEFENLTQAPNMSVVEYTSQFNALGSYAPTIMADKVLKLHRFKKGLNSRIQSALAVYQPANFSDLMGAAIRAETDIQRREKEYKNKRPMSSQSSHNGQTSKRPNQSGGPSKGPSPNSSYQDIKPCPTCHLRHLGKCRRNSGVCFGCGKAGHRIAECPTAANQAAGPNKGTRPNTGANPNKPKEGKPNARVFAMNQEEADDANEVVSGTILIQKVPAYALFDCGATQFFVSKRFAKKLGFKPESLAEPFRIATPTCKTIETH, from the coding sequence atggccggAAGACCCCCACGAAACAATCGCAACCCGCGGTACGCTAACCACCACAACGACAATAACGAAGATCCAAATGCGGGCGGAAATCCACCTCCCAGAGTGGGCCTAAGTCAAGTTGACCTTATGGCCATAGCCACCATAGTGGCTACAACACTGCAAGGGTTGGGAAATCCGAACGCCAAtcaaccacctccaccaccaccaccaaatGGAATCAAATTTCATTATGAGTCCCTACAAAAGAACAGATGTCCGATATTCAGAGGGGACGCCGATCCTGAAATTGGCCAGAGTTGGCTAAAGAGTATCGAGACTCAGTTGAGGCTATTGGAAGTTCCCGAAGTCCTCAAAGTGGATGTGATCGTGCCCTTCTTGGAAGATAAAGCAGCTAAGTGGTGGGAAGCAGTCTCGCCAGCCATGACCGCTAATGGACCAGTCACATGGCAAAACTTCCCAGAATCTTTCCTGAAACAGTATTATCCGGCAGAAGTCAGATTGCAGAAGTTGAGTGAATTTGAAAATCTCACTCAAGCCCCAAATATGTCAGTAGTGGAGTATACATCTCAGTTTAACGCCCTTGGGTCTTATGCTCCGACAATTATGGCAGACAAAGTTTTGAAATTGCACCGTTTTAAGAAGGGGTTGAACAGCAGGATCCAATCAGCTCTAGCAGTCTACCAACCTGCGAATTTCTCAGACTTGATGGGCGCAGCTATCCGAGCTGAAACTGATATCCAGCGAAGGGAGAAGgaatataaaaacaaaaggCCTATGAGTAGTCAATCTTCGCATAACGGTCAGACTTCCAAGAGGCCTAACCAGTCTGGTGGACCATCTAAAGGGCCTTCGCCTAACTCAAGTTACCAAGATATTAAGCCTTGCCCAACTTGTCACTTACGACACCTGGGAAAATGCCGAAGAAATAGTGGAGTATGCTTCGGATGTGGGAAAGCGGGACACCGAATTGCCGAATGTCCTACTGCCGCCAACCAAGCAGCCGGGCCCAACAAGGGAACTAGGCCAAATACAGGAGCTAACCCCAACAAGCCAAAGGAAGGCAAGCCTAACGCCAGGGTGTTCGCCATGAATCAAGAAGAGGCGGACGACGCCAATGAAGTCGTATCAGGTACCATCTTAATTCAAAAAGTACCTGCTTATGCATTGTTTGACTGTGGTGCTACACAATTTTTTGTGTCTAAGAGGTTTGCTAAGAAATTAGGATTTAAGCCCGAATCACTAGCTGAACCTTTTCGAATAGCCACACCTACGTGTAAGACCATCGAAACTCATTAA